The DNA window CGGCGGCAACGGATTTACCGTTGTGGAGCAGCTCATGGACATGGAAGACCCCCCGCTGGTCATCTTTGCCACGGCCTTTGACCAGTACGCCATACGCGCCTTTGAGGAAAACGCCATAGACTACATCCTCAAGCCGCTTGAAGAGGCGCGGGTACGCAAGGGACTGGACAAGGTGCGGCAGAGGCTGTCGGGTACACGGAAAGAAGGCGCACGGCAGCAGCCTGATACGGCCAGACAGCACTCCGACGCGGCTAAGGGCGATTCGCCTGCCTCTCCGCCTGACCCGGAAACAACGGAAGGAACGGCTTCTTCGCAGGGCAGTCTGGAACACCTGCTGACCCTTATGGGCCAGCGGGCGTCTTTTACCCGCATTTCCGTGGAGAGCATGGGCCGTGTGCTGCTCCTGCAACCGCAGGATGTCTTTTTCTGCCGGGCGGACGACAAGAAGGTGTGGGCGCACACCCGGACGGACAGATTCCTGTGCCACGGGCAGGTCAATATGGGGCGGCTGGAGGAACGGCTGGAACCCCACGCCTTTTTTCGCGCCAACCGGAGCGACTTGGTCAATATGGAACGGGTGCGGGAATTCGCCCCGTGGTTCAACGGCAAGTATACCATGATAATGAACGATGCTGTGGGCACGGAAATCGTGGTCAGCCGCAGCAGGGTCAAGGCATTCAAGGAACGGCTCGGGCTGTAGCATATGCGGCGCTCCCTGCACGGAGCACGCGACGCCGCCCGGAGCGAGATACATGTGGTTTGCCCCTCCCCGCATGGGAACCCGGGGCACAGAGGTTTTTTCGCATGACTACGGAAGTTTTGCTCGGCGTGCTCATAGAACGCTTCGGGCTGGTGGTGGCAGCGGCCTTTCTGCTGCTTTCCCTGCGACCGCTGGCACGGTTCGGCGGTTCGCACTCCTCTTCGGTGAACACGGCGTTCTACGTGGCGTTCTTCGGGCTGTTCGGCATACTCGGCACATACAGCGGCAACGATATCCATCAGTCCGTTGCCAACCTGCGCGCCATGGCCGTCATTACCGGCGGGCTGTTCGGCGGCCCCGTGGTGGGTGCCGGGGCGGGCCTCATTGCCGGGCTGCACAGAAATCTCATCGATATCGGCGGGTTTTCCGCTATCCCCTGCGGGCTGGCCACTTTTCTGGAGGGGCTTGCAGCCGGGCTGGTGGCCCGCAAGATGGGCGATGGTCTGGACTGGCGCGCGGCGGGCATTCTGGGCCTGGTCGGCGAATCGGTGCACATGG is part of the Desulfovibrio psychrotolerans genome and encodes:
- a CDS encoding LytR/AlgR family response regulator transcription factor — translated: MVIRCIIVDDEPPARDEWEYILSRMEGVEVVATAPSASLALEAIYRHEPDLVFLDIEMPGGNGFTVVEQLMDMEDPPLVIFATAFDQYAIRAFEENAIDYILKPLEEARVRKGLDKVRQRLSGTRKEGARQQPDTARQHSDAAKGDSPASPPDPETTEGTASSQGSLEHLLTLMGQRASFTRISVESMGRVLLLQPQDVFFCRADDKKVWAHTRTDRFLCHGQVNMGRLEERLEPHAFFRANRSDLVNMERVREFAPWFNGKYTMIMNDAVGTEIVVSRSRVKAFKERLGL